The following DNA comes from Picosynechococcus sp. PCC 7003.
ATCTCTGTTGGGTTATCGCCAAAAAATTTACCTGGCCCAGGCGATCGCCTATGTGCTCTTTCTCAGTTCCGTTGGCACACTCTATCTTTATAGCCTCGGTTTATTCCGTAGAACCGAGGCTCCTTCCGTGAAACCTTAGGACAATCGGCTAATCATCGTAATCGTATGAACGCACGCGACCACATTGCCGCAGCAGATAAGGGGGCACTGGGTTGCCGCGATAATATTCCTGTCGCCACCGGGCCGGTAAGCAACTCGCATCGATGCCGTAGTTAAACCCGCGCTGATAACGGTAGTTATTGTAATTGTTGTAGTTACGGTCGAAAAGAACACCGAGAATAATGTCACGGATCAAATTGTCATTCCCCCTAGGCAGACCGAAAGTTTGGAACAGGCTCCGACGCAGATTTTGGTCGCGTCTTAGAAAGTAAAAAAGCTCGCGGGGGATGCGGTTATTGTAATTGCGATCAATGTCATTAAAAATCCCGTCCCAGGAAGAAACTTCATCTCGCCAGTCGTATTGACGATATGGATATCTGTGGCGATCGTCGTCGTCATCATCCCAATCATCATCGTCATCATAATCCCAACGATATCGATAGTATTCGTAGGAATTTTCTGGGGTGTTGTTTCGTCTGGGGCCAGCATTGGCCGGTAAGGTAGGCAGTAATGACCCTAAAGTCAGGAGGGGAATCAGGCCCAGTAGTACCCATTGGCGTGTAAAGGGTTTCATGGTGCTAAATATCCTGTTCAATTCAATTCTCTGTAGAAATCCATGACAGATTAAGCCACAAAAAAGTTTCCCAATGGGCGTGAAATTAGTGATGAAAAAATATTTGTACTGATTAATGTTTTACCGTGACGAAAAAAATAAAAAAGCAAGCTTGAAATGATATTTTTCCAAAACTTGCTGACAACTAACTGTACTTTTTCCTGAAGTATGGAATTGGTCTCATTTAGAAGACTGTTTTTAAAAATTCAAGTAGTTCATCCCAAGATTTGAGATCAGCTTGGGGGTCATAGTCGCTAGAATCCCATTTGGTAAAGGAATGGAGGGCACCCCCATAAATTTCCATATCGTAGGTCACACCCGCAGTATTCAAATCCGTGGCGAGGGCGGCCACTTCAGCGATGGGAGATACAGGATCGGCAGACCCATGGAGCACTAAAACGGAACCTGTGGTTTCACTGTAGTCTTGACCTTCTGGCAGGGCTAAGCCGCCGTGGAAAGAAACAAAGCCGTCGAGATCCGCCCCTGACCGGGCCATTTCTAGCACCGCCGAACCACCAAAGCAATAGCCCATGATCGCGACTTTTTCTGGGTCAACTCCTTCGAGTTGCTTGGCGACCTCAAGGCCTGCTTGTAATCTTTCACGCATCAGTTGGCGATCGCCATAGAGTTTGCCACTTTCTGCCTGGGATTCAGCAACATTTTTAGGTCGTACCCCCTGACCATAAAGATCGACGGCGAGTACCGTATAACCTTGGGTCGAGAGCATATTGGCGCGCATTTTTTCGTAGCGGTCGAGGCCATCCCAATCATGCACAAGCAAGACAACGGGCTGATTATCCCCAAAGCCTTCATTGCGGGCGACATATCCCTCAAAGGGTTGGTCGTCAATGTTATAAACCATGGGATAGGCAACAACATCCGCCTGGGCCGGTAGGCTGAAGCCAGCACCCACCATCAGAGTTAGGCCAAATAATAGTTTTCGTAACATTTTTAAAGGAGCTCCCATCAAGTGAATCAACTCGTATTGTACTGATTTCAGGCGATCGCCTCTTGGCTTGGGGGAAGCGGGGCGCAAAACTGAAGTTAAGCAGAAAAAGAGTTAAAAATTTCCTGAAAATCATGGTGCTAAGGGTTTGGAAGGAAAAATTTCGCGCAAAATAAAGACAACTGACCAAACTCATGGAGACGGTAAGCTGTGGCTGTGGATTACGATATTGTCATCATTGGCGGTGGTTCTGGGGGCCTAGTGGTCGCCAGTGCAGCAGCCCAGTTAAAGGCAAAGGTAGCCCTCGTGGAAAAAGATCGCCTTGGGGGAGATTGCCTCTGGTATGGGTGCGTTCCCAGTAAGTCTTTTCTCCATGCGGCAAAGGTTGCCCACCAAGTGCGCCATGGGGGGCGGGTTGGCGTCCACACAAAACCGCCGGAAATCAATTTTTCAGAGGCGATGGGTCATGTGCAAAAGGCGATCGCCACCATTGAACCCCACGATTCCCCAGAACGGTTTACGGAGTTGGGGGTCGAGGTGATTTTTGGCGATGGTCAGTTTCTCGACAGCAAAACTTTTCGGGTCAATGGTCGCAAACTAACGGCGCGCGCCTTTGTGATTGCCACCGGATCACGGCCCGCTGTTCCCCCGGTTGACGGACTCCAGGAAGCGGGTTTTATTACTAATGAACAGGTGTTTTCCCTCACAGAACAGCCAGAATCCCTCGCGGTGATTGGGTCGGGGCCGATCGGTTGTGAGTTGGGGCAAGCGTTTCACCGTTTGGGGACGGAAGTGACGCTGTTTGCAAGCCGCGATCGCCTGTTACCCAAAGAAGACCCCGATGTTGCCGCCGTCCTCGAGCAACAATTTAACCAAGAAGGAATCACCATTCTGAAAAATGCCCGGTTAAAGCGGGTGGAAATGGTCAAAGGCAAAAAACATCTCTACACCGAGGATGATTCCCAGGTGGCGGCGATCGCCGATAAAATCCTCCTGGCCACAGGCCGCACCCCCAATGTCAAATCCCTAAACCTAGAAGCCGCTGGGGTAGACTACGATAGCCAAGGAATTTGCGTTAATGACAAACTCCAAACGACTAATAGCCGGATCTATGCCTGTGGCGATGTGATTGGCGGCTATCAGTTCACCCATGTGGCCGGTTACGAAGCCGTTGTGGTGCTCCAAAATGCCCTAAATCCCTTGCAACTATTTCTTAAAAGCGTTGATTATCGCGTAATCCCCTGGGCGACCTTTACTGATCCGGAGGTGGGACGGGTTGGCATGACCGAGGAACAAGCCCGTAAACGCCACGGTGATGTACTGATTTTGAAAGTGCCCTTTGCGTCAGTGGATCGGGCCCAGGCGGAGGATTCTACCGTGGGCTTTCATAAGTTGATCGTGCGTCACAA
Coding sequences within:
- a CDS encoding dienelactone hydrolase family protein, yielding MLRKLLFGLTLMVGAGFSLPAQADVVAYPMVYNIDDQPFEGYVARNEGFGDNQPVVLLVHDWDGLDRYEKMRANMLSTQGYTVLAVDLYGQGVRPKNVAESQAESGKLYGDRQLMRERLQAGLEVAKQLEGVDPEKVAIMGYCFGGSAVLEMARSGADLDGFVSFHGGLALPEGQDYSETTGSVLVLHGSADPVSPIAEVAALATDLNTAGVTYDMEIYGGALHSFTKWDSSDYDPQADLKSWDELLEFLKTVF
- a CDS encoding NAD(P)/FAD-dependent oxidoreductase, whose product is MAVDYDIVIIGGGSGGLVVASAAAQLKAKVALVEKDRLGGDCLWYGCVPSKSFLHAAKVAHQVRHGGRVGVHTKPPEINFSEAMGHVQKAIATIEPHDSPERFTELGVEVIFGDGQFLDSKTFRVNGRKLTARAFVIATGSRPAVPPVDGLQEAGFITNEQVFSLTEQPESLAVIGSGPIGCELGQAFHRLGTEVTLFASRDRLLPKEDPDVAAVLEQQFNQEGITILKNARLKRVEMVKGKKHLYTEDDSQVAAIADKILLATGRTPNVKSLNLEAAGVDYDSQGICVNDKLQTTNSRIYACGDVIGGYQFTHVAGYEAVVVLQNALNPLQLFLKSVDYRVIPWATFTDPEVGRVGMTEEQARKRHGDVLILKVPFASVDRAQAEDSTVGFHKLIVRHNGEILGAHLVGPMAGELIHEVVLAMTYRLPVAALTGIHIYPTLSEINSKTALLLSKKKYADNEKLQSFLTKFFSFLRSL